The segment AGTTGCGTTATCACATATCTGCATCCTAACAAGGTGAGACCTGACCAAATCTGAATCTGCTTCTCCAGAACGGCCTTTCTACCGACTCATGAATCTTCGAGCACCTCACCCACCACCCACTGTTGTCTCTCCAGCCCCCCTAACACTAGTCCCCCCGCTGCTGGGGTTTTCCTTCCTACGCAGTGATGTGCTTCCTGTTCACCTCTTATCGCTTCTCACAACGCTCCCTGAAatgcagacaggcagacacacacacacacgcacgcacgtgcACGCGCACGCAGACACTCGGCTGTCCCACATGCCTCTTTTAGTTAAAGGCAGCAACGTGTTGAAAGGACTAATGAGCTCATGGGACAGATTACTAACCTAATGCACATTAATTGGTTGTATACAGTCATCCAATAAGTTTAATTCATTTTGGTGATTCACCTGTCTTCTCAATAATGTGTATAGCAGAGCTGTATTTTGGGTAAAAATGACCTTTATTTTAACTTTTAAAAGTGTAACATTTGCTTTGTGAAAAACAAGTAttattgtaaaatatatatacatttaaagaTGAGGGTTTGATTCCTTCCAAACAGCCACAGTACACTAGATGTGTGACATTAAACATTTTAGAATTTCTTATTCAAGCCCTATTTATAAATGGAAGAGTGAGAACTAAAATATTAAAAGCATACGTAACACTTCACCAGAGGCTGCACTTTTTGTATGCAACTATTGCAATTCAAATACTACTTTGCTGTAATGTCTACTTTTAATGCCTATCATGTTCAGTTTTTCTTCTGTTTTATCATCAGGGTCTTAGTTAGTGAGGGTGGTGTTTGGCTGCATTATATTAAGACGGGTTCCTAATATTATGCCTTCATGTATTTAGGAAGGTCAAACATGTTGATACACATCTCAATATGATTTAGATCCAGTACAACACCCCCAAAACCAGTGACCtctgtaaaaaaaacatttgttaaaTACAAACCATCATcagtacacacacaccataAATAGATGACCACCATTTCACCCCAAACCCTTATTCCATCTAACCATCTAGACACTTGAAAATGATGGCTTACAACCATTATTTACACTCCCTGACCAGTGAAAGTTATCAAGTTGTGTTGGAGCACCTGTCCATCTACATGGCTCTCTGTTATCCATCACCCATCCCACGCTTGCGAGCCCCCTCCATCTCCTGCTTCCTCTAGCGCCCCTCAACACAATTACTCACAGCATGACAAACGACAGGCTCTCTCTGCCGAGATATCAAAAAGCCCCGGCCACTTCTAAATGAAGGCACTTTGGCAGCCCTGTGCTCCCCGTGCTTATCGGCGGGCGAGCAGTGCCCCTGGCCGTCCTGCGTCCCccccttcttcctcctcctccttctccaccaCCATGCCCTCCTCAGGGGGTTTAGTTAGGGGAGCCACATGGAGGGCCAGCCCGGCTTGATTTATCTCCCTTGCCCCTCTGCCCGGCCACTCAGGCAGGCCGAAAGAGCCGACGAGGCTCCAACGGGCCTCAGCTCGAAAGCCCGGCATTAGCTGAAATAAACCATTCTGCCGCCCAGTGAAAAATGTCCTCTGATTGGCTAATTAATCAGTCAAAGGGGAGCGACGCGGCTTGTGACTTGAGGGACCCGAGCCGGCGACCGCAGAGGGCCTGCTGATAAATAGACTCCCCGCCGATTCATACATCAACAAAAGTTAGTCATTTTTTAAAGCCGCCAGCTCACATGAAAGGTGGAAACAAGCCATAGTTTTATTTTTCCACCTACATTTGCTTCCACGGTCCTGTTTTTGGGGGGGTGGggtttgaaaaagactaaattctgtttgttttttgttgttaatTTGTATTACTTGCATGTAAAGcttttttaaaaacctttttCTAATTAAATGGTTTATTATGAGGAAGTCTTCTATATATTGATCTTGTGAAGAAGTCTGATAACTATAATACAATGTTTCTGTTGCTCAATGCAATCggcaacataacatattttgctCACTGCTCACAACCTCTTTATCAGTGCAGTACATATCTTTATCTAGGATTTAAGTTTTACAGTCGGCAGATCCGATGATGTAAGAAACATTAAAATCCTAACAGTGACCCATTCATTAGTTATTTACTCCTTAAAAATGTCAGCGAAGGAAAAGCGGTTGAATATAATTTGGAACATAGCTTGTTTTGACGTCTGAGCCTCCAGTCAGACAGTCGGTATGGCTCACCCTGCTCTCGGGTTAGCATGACCCCTGCGGCCTCTCCCACTCCCACTCCTGCTCAGGCACAAAGGGGCCGAGGATCAGGCCTCATCGGGTGGCACCTGTTGCAAGTCTTTCCTGCCCACGCGTCGTCCACATGAAGGATCGCACGTCAGCGGGGGCTCCCCCGATACCAGCATCTTAAGGAATATGGGGCAGGGGCGGAGCGGGTTGGGGGCTCGAGCGTTTGGCAGAAGCGTCGGCTAGGCGCCAGGGAGTCGATGGGCGGAGTCGAGCAGTGAAACTTTGCTGACAGCGCAGAGGCAACATTTCTTTTTACAGAAATTCTATTCAACTCTAGAACAGGTTTTATAGGTTGCTGCTGAGGCCTGGGAACAGGAACGTGAGGTAGTGTTGGATTATTTAGAAATCTAATTAAGACCAGCTTAGATGGTGTTACACATGTCAGGTGCTATGTATATGTAGAAAGAATCTGTATCGATTAGTTTTGTTGTTAACTTGCAGTCTTTACAGATTAAGCGTCTGTCCTGCTGGCATGAACAGGATTATTCTTTATTTACTGAAGTTCTACTGCATTTTCCAGTTAACTGTATAAATAGAAATACAGCACTAAAGCAGAGATCTTTCTTATTGGCTCAGTTGTCTGTTAACCTCAGTGTTGATCTATTGAAAGGGGATGCTGGTGTAAACGTGCGCTTTCGCTGCGTTGTTGGAGCAGATTGATTGGGCCAGTGCAGTCATGCTCTTAGCGTATTGTCAAGCTGGAGAGCTCTTATTCATTCTCAGATAACATCTAATTACTTTGAGCGAAAAAGCTCTCCCTTTCTTGAGCATGTTTGTTGGCCCTTTTGCTTCTACCGCTGAAAATATCAAGACCCGCCaagcaaccccccccccccccccccccactccctgctgcaaaaacacacacacgcattcaCCACCTACCTCCCTGGCAGTTCTGTGGACTGCTCCCTCCTGGCCATGCCAGCTCGCTGACACTTACAGATTAGCACaggacaaaaaaagaaaaagagggCGCCTGTCTCTTAGTTACGGGCCTTAGCTAGAATACATGGGACCAGGGTAATTACCGCCTGGTGAAGCTAACCGCCCAAAGATTTCCAGCCCTCTCGGCTGTTTACTTCCGCCGACCAGCGTTTAATCACTGACTCTTTAATCTAATAAATCACATCTGGGGGAAATAATCACTGTATCTTCTCTCTGTGGTTGGGGTGGGAGTACCCTATGCTATTGAGGGGGAATTGTTGGCTAGTGTTTGCTAATGTAAAACAAGCTCAGGGCAGTCGTGCTGCATGCATAATGTTGTCTTCATTTGTTGCTTATGACACAAAGTGTAATTTTTCAAAccccaatatatattttttgactTAACTACACACGAAAAAAGTCTTTAGCAAAAGTATTGTCTTGTGGAAGCTTCCGTGTGTggcatttaatgtatttatgGTGCATCATTTAAAGTTTTTCTACTTTGTGTATATGGAATTTCTGCAGAAAAATAAGCTAAATATTAGGGTCACATTTAAAGGCAGagatattacttttaaaaaaaaaaatgaaaaaagaaGGTCAACCAGGTTCACTTATTTACAGAGAATAAGGTATCCACCTGTTTTTCTGTCCGCCCACGTCAGCTCATGAAAGATGGGATGCTGGACCTGTGTGCTCATCAGGGAGAGACAGCTGGCTAATCAGGGCCTGATCCATAGACCTTGAGTATCGCCAAATTTATTATTGTGGCAGGACAATGAGGGCACACTCATGCAATTACAGACACAACCGATATTGGCTGGAAATTATTGGAGGAAAAAACCCAGCAAATAAAGCATACAGGCAAttcttaaagaaaataaatgggCAATTGCAGCTCTGTCAAATGCTAATTAACATGTGAGCCAGAATGTGAATTTAtaccattttcaaaaaagctgTAAGACGTCTTCATCAGTCGACGTAACTTTTTGATAAATGTAATACAAGTGACCTTTTCAACCATCCTTTTGGGTTTCATTTTCTTATCAATATTATTTTAAAGTCTTATACCGCTACCAGATCTTGTTAATGTTAGTTTATTAAAAATAATCTCCTTGTTTTAATCTGGCTAGGTAATTTGCAAGATGTTTATTACTTATTCAACATACTTTTCACTTAAACGTTGAACTAACAAAGTAACGCTTCATGTACCTCGGCCTGTTGGGCTTTGCTTAAGACCTACTGCAGGCAGAGCTGGATGTCCCAGTTAGCACCCGTTTAGTTAGCTACCATGTTCACTGGTTTCACTTGAgaacagcttcaaaaatgtgtCTATCCGAATGTAAACGGTTATGACGAATGCAAAACATGAGTTAAATGTGTGTCTTCTGATCCCTCATTTTGTCCAACAGAAAATTAACAGTTTACGCAACCATAAAGTGATTTGAAACTGAGCAAATAATAAACTCTTTGAGAAGCAGTAACTAGCAAGTAATTCATGTCGAGCCATAAGACGCCCACTTGTGACCCCTTAGTAGGGCAAATAAAATACGAAGCACATACAAATTCTTGGACTTCATGATGCCGTCTGAAGCTGAGCAGTGTTGGGAAAACATTACAAATAATTTGACTTATTATTATAGGGTGTGTATTGGGATGAAGAGCTTAAAACAGACAATCCTAAAAGTATTGACCCTGGAATCTTGTATACTAAAATAAGTATGCATAAAGCTTCCGACTTAGTTGGGGAAAAGTTTCCCATCCTCTGCAGTGAGCCTCTTCCCCCATCCCTCTGCTGGCTTGTTTGACTCTCCTGAATATGTTGGCCTCAGTGTTCTGGCTCCTTGGCACATGTCTTCGGTTGGCTTTCCATCGGCTACATTAGCAGAGAGAGATAGGACTGGAGTGTCTTGAAGGAGGCGGCCTGTTGAATGTCTTCCCAACCTCTCCTTTTCTCTGGGACCCTCTGTGGGCCCTCCCTGTGTTCCCTGCCCAGCCCCAGCCCCCGCCAGGGGAGAGAGGGGAGCAGGAAGGGACCGATAGCCGGCCAGACCGCTCCTCTGCCGAAGGAGCCTTATCTCAGAACTGCACACATTGCACTGAGCGCATCCTTTTCCTGGTTTCTGGGCccgggaggtggaggaggttgTGGAGGAGTAAACACGGCTGGATATAGGTGTGTTCTCCAACCCCACTGTGTTGCAGCTTGGGACTGCCTTTTTCTTTCGATCATTTTTCTATGGTTTTCGCAAAAAAAGATTTTTGTAAAACTGTAGATTAGTGGTGTCCCTTCTCTTGCAGTAGGTGTCCATTTTAAAGTACATGTactattaaagaaaataaacattGTTCTTCAAAAGGAAGTCTATAATTAAAGTAGTTAATGAGGTATGTTACATTTCTCTTAAAGATGGGGTAGGTAGGTTtgggaaaccggctcgagatacactttttgcaatgaatatcttaagtgctttgacaaaaaatccataaaaaaatttcacctgtggaagccgtagtattgtaaaaagtacgaccaatcactttagccggcccggctaaagtaactggatggcctacctgcctgtcagccttccatctgtgcacaaacttatctcgtgccctcattggtcatgtgcgcgttcgtgtgtgttggaggaggggctctgtgaggaagtggcagatttgttccggctgtgtactttcaaattctagcgcactcgagctggtttctccaaaattacctaccccacctttaagtctcaGCAATATAAGGGAAAACAAATAAATCACTGTAGCATTAGCATCTTATGGTATAAACACATTTGACTTACCCTCACTTAACTGCACTTTCTTTTGGAGGGTTCATCTTTTGTTTCCAGGGCTTCACCTTATCAGTTCAAAACGTAAAACAAGTGACTGACATACTGAAAATTCAGAAATGGACTGCAAACCTCAAACTATATGAAGCTGCAGCTGCCTAAAATAATACACAattcagtaatgtattttagtGCCCATTTCTTTTTATCTTTATGAATGAATACGTCCAACATACTTGAGTAGAAAATTGCTTAAGAAAATGCTATTGTTTTATGTAATAATACTAAGCAGAAAACATAATTTTCATTATATCAggaaacaaatcaaatcaacaaATCGATAATTAACATTGTTCCTGCAGTgataacatttattttaatctCAGCATTTTGTCTCATGCCTGCTGTACTGATATATGACACAGAAATGGTGACTGATAATACCAGGCCatagaaagacacacacacacacacacacacacacacacacacacacacacacacacacacacacacacacacacacacacacacacacacacacacacacacacacacacacacacacacacacacacacacacctggaaatAAGATCTCCAACATTACTGCAGAGTTGTTTCTTGGTAACATGTTGCCCTTAACACTCGCCAACAAAGATCTCCAGGGCTGTCAGTAGTGCTGTCTGGATCAGCAGCTTCACATCCACACTGTACATATGTGTGTCCTGCCGGATCAGGGTCTAATGGAGACCCCAGGTAGTGAGGACGGACCACATTCCAGCCCCTTCCCCTGATGGAGATGTTTCTCTCTCAGTCACTCTCCTCTCGTTCTCCCCCTCGCTCATTCACCCTCTCTAGAGAGTAATTTCACAGGCAGTTCTAAAGTGGCCCCCAGCCATCTTCCCAAATCCCTGTTACATGTTGTTTGGCGCTGTCAGCTCTAAGCCCCATCTCCACTCTCCCAAGCAGAGAGGATGCCATTGTGCAGTAACGGGGAGTATAGATTTTCTCTGGGAAGTTGGAAAGTTTTGTTTAATAGCACCTCACCTGAAGGGCCTTTCCCCCCCTTGTTAGAAGTTGGGGTTCTTTCTCGTGGAGGACTGAGGTGGCGGAAAACTTTGTGGTCCATTTGAACAGCTGGCTTGTCATTAAGCCTCAATCTGGTGCTTTATTAATGTGAGGCTCCAGAATCACTACTTTTAAGATTaattattatattgtatttttatacCTGGTCAAATCTTGATTTTTACATGCATAATGTATAGCCCTTCAAAAGTATTGATCCAAGGGTATATTTGCAGGACAATAATTTCTTACCATAATAATCAATATATTAGACCAAATAAACAATGGTTGATTCCCTCATGGAAATACATAATATACTGTAGAGCCTTTTAGGTAGTAACGACTCATTGCTTTAGGGTTTTGCTTAAGTCCCCAGTGGCACATGTTGTAACCCAAGACATACAGATGTGTAATGCGTGGAAACCTGGTGCATGTGTAGCAACACAGTGGTCCACATCTTAGATAAGCACAGACATATTTCAGGACGCCCTCACCCTTTGTCTGTGGCTCTTCTTTGAATATGCCAAATGAATTTTCCTCTCCAAAAATTCCTAACCTTTACCAATGATGTGCTTTGTTTCCTGCTGGTGTTATGTTTCGCTTGGCTTCACGCTGTCATTAGCCAATTTCTTGCCACAAATGACACAGAAGACGCAGAAGCCCTTGTTAGTAACCAATGTATTAACTTCACTCTGCATTTCAGTCTACTTACAGTAAGTCCCAAAAGAACAGTTGGGATCTGCATCCACATTGTTTTACCAGCCCATCAGTTAGCTTGTCTGCCTCAATCTGTGTTAAGGGCCAAAGTAATGTAATCTGAATGTAAAAGCTTAAAGGCCGCACCATGAGGTGACTCTACACAACACGGCATATTCAATTAATCTCTAATCTGTAGGGTTTGAATAATGCCATCTCTGAGGCAATACTCTGAGCGGCAGCATTGTTTAGAGCGACTCTCAGGAGGAGCTCCTGTATTCTTCTGGACCAATCATTATGCATTGAGTAGGCCATTAGGAAAATGAAGACAAATGGGTCGCAGGGGTGAGGTGACAAATTGTTCCTGCTGAAGAGTTAAAATGTAGTCTGCGTTGTACCTCATAGTTGTAAAGTAGTCCCTGTTTAATAGTGTCGTAATAACTCATGTCCCCCAGATTGGAGACAGTTTATTCAAAACTAGTGAATGAGTTTGGCTCTTTACTCCTTTTTTTAGGACATCCCTGCACTTCCTGTCTAATAGTGTCACCATCTACTACAAGCAGAATGTCAAAGAAGTCATACTTTATCAAAAGGAACAAAACAAGTATATCAACACCTTTTTTGAGAGTTTCATCAACACAAATTAAAGCACCATAGCTACTAAGTGCACACATATAAaaaagaagtgttttttttctagtgctgtcaaaattatcgcgttaacggcggtaattaattttttgaattaattgcgttaaaatatttaacgcatttaacgcatgtgcagaatggcccgccccatacgtgccaccagtggcagcgccaggatatggctggggtaggctacacccataccaagaaatggcttagccccaccatgaaaaatgatgttaaagtaagcaaaataaggtctgccaactcgcggagtaaattgcacagacagcagttagtaagactgatttcagtcgccacggttttgaaaacttttgtcacgtagtgaccgtcttctcaatagaacatctttgataacggcgtggtgttgttgcaggaagtcccgacggagaatactcttgctgtagtacagggcagagccatataatagtaataatatggctctggtacaggggtgcacataactggtacgcaggttatgtgcgtaatctgaaatgcgtaccgtcacttttgtcacaaagcgcatttgcgtaccgacgtacttgtgaagcttttccagaaggcggttagatcaccggaccacagagtcggtctccgtgtgcacagacagggctgctgttaacgtcggtctgtacaacggaactgtgccaaaactacgccaaccggctgcggagggagactcccccatcactggagaactgcgctaaaacagctgatcacaacgttcacacccTGTGGtcatgaagtactccactagcccccccccccccccccctctgtcgactttcctgaagtactcccccgttgatagaaatcaacacgtaatgaattaagaccccacggtttgatgattgataggtgtgtgggttgtctttcattttgacatgcagaaaaatgttataataaacatagatactgtatgttaaatggatatatccgccttctttcatttatctttccattcccacaacaatatacataaataaatggcatattttggacatagttcgaatggtgattaatcatgattaattcatttttaagctgtgattaatctgattaaaaattgtaatcgtttgacagccctagttttttcCCTAAAGCACCCGATGATCAAAGTATAAAGTGTCTAATGAAATAGAAAATGTGTGTTAACCGAGAGAAGACAAGTAGAAGTATGCCTGAGTACTATGATGAATTgaatatatatgtacatatttCTAAACCCTGTAAAATGAATTAAAAGACAAATATATTCTTTCTATTTGATGTTCTGTAGTGTCACAATGGTTTAGTATATTTAAGGTGTGTTTGTGGTTAGACGTGGAGATGGCAGTTAAGGAGCACAGCTGGATGTGTGGAGCTACATTGTGTTGGAAGAAGATGATGATAAATGTCAACTGTGTGATAATTATGTCCAGAGATGCTTATTTTAAGATGATCCTTTAACACCTATTGTTGCCTCAACATCCTATTTGGGTTTTTTTCACTCAAGAAAATCTGTCTGGTTAATCTGTGCGTGATGATTGACGATCACTTAAGCTCCTCGGTCCACCATTGTCCGTCTATTTCAGTGTTGATTGTTTAAATTCTGCATTAAATCCTAACCCTGTCTTCTCATGTGTGTTTTTGTCTAGGAGAGCAACAGCAGTGATTCTCAGGGTGAGACTGAGAAGAATGTTCCTCCTGCGGCGTTCAAACTGGATACAGAGACCATCACCAACACTGTGAAAAGTACTCTCACTATGCAGGAGTACTTTGCTCAGCGAATGGCTCAGTTGAAGAAGTCTCGTGGACAGACCGAGAGTGAAGAACCATCGATGGAGACAGACGAGACTTCAGGTCAATCTGAGGAACCCATCCTCATCCCCACTGACGACTCAGAAGAacccaagaagaagaagaagaagaagaagaagaagaataagaagaagaagagcaaCACGTCAGACGATGATCTAGAAGTGGTAGAAGAGAACAGTACCCCCGTTCCTGTCATAACGGTGGACGATGAGGACCAGCAGCAGGAGAGTTcagggaagaagaagaagaagagaaaaatGGTAGAAAGTGAAGAAGCTACAAATAGCTCAACCTCCGGTGTTGAGCAGAACTTCGAGGAACTGCCTCCatccaagaagaagaagaagcataaAAAACAGCATAGGGAAACTGAGCTTCAAAATGGACATGAGCCAACTGAGGATCAAAGTGTAGACTCTGAGGCTGTTGGCAAAAAGAAGAAACATTTAGAGGAGGTGGGCGATGTAGACAAGGTGGAGGTGGTAGAGAAGAAATCTAAAAAggacaagaaaaagaaaaggaaacgTCAAGAATAGGAGGAAATTAATCAAATCTACCTCCAACTTCAACAGTCCTTTAGGCTTCTGGGGGACTGAGTACTCAAGTTGTATCATCGTGAACATGATCATGGTGCCTCACTTGCCTTAAATGAGCAGGTTACATGTCTTGTAATGAAACTGCCGTGAGAAGGAGATGAGACTCCTCAAAGCTGCAGAGTAAAACCCAAAAACTTGTACTGTGGGCCACAGGGATACACATTGCAGCAGATGACAAAAAGCCATGCCTAACAGAAAAAACTAGAAATGTTTGggaagaaaatatatttgttagtTTTTTATCAATTTCCAGGACCATGGTTGCTCTGTTTCTAGTCTATACGCTAAGCTAACCAGTTACAGGCTGTAGCTTTGTATTTAACAGACAGATGCAAGACCTGTAATGATAAATTTATCGAACACTCGGCAAGAATGAAATTACTAttcttttaatgtatt is part of the Pseudochaenichthys georgianus chromosome 24, fPseGeo1.2, whole genome shotgun sequence genome and harbors:
- the pinx1 gene encoding PIN2/TERF1-interacting telomerase inhibitor 1, which codes for MSMLAEPKRKLKWSVDPRNSAWSKDESKFGQKMLERMGWSKGKGLGRAQQGSTDHIKVKVKNNHQGFGTTASSEDKWIAHQDDFNELLAQLNNHHGQNNSAEPPTSEEPKGFSLEEKSKTGKKRVHYMKFTKGKDLSSRSKTDLNCIFGKRGGSSNDPEKESNSSDSQGETEKNVPPAAFKLDTETITNTVKSTLTMQEYFAQRMAQLKKSRGQTESEEPSMETDETSGQSEEPILIPTDDSEEPKKKKKKKKKKNKKKKSNTSDDDLEVVEENSTPVPVITVDDEDQQQESSGKKKKKRKMVESEEATNSSTSGVEQNFEELPPSKKKKKHKKQHRETELQNGHEPTEDQSVDSEAVGKKKKHLEEVGDVDKVEVVEKKSKKDKKKKRKRQE